The following proteins come from a genomic window of Proteiniphilum propionicum:
- the glyA gene encoding serine hydroxymethyltransferase, producing MNQDTQIFEIIAKERDRQLKGIELIASENFVSEQVMQAMGSVLTNKYAEGYPGRRYYGGCEVVDMSEQLAIDRLKELFGAEWVNVQPHSGAQANAAVFLACLKAGDKFLGLNLSHGGHLSHGSPVNFSGIMFQPLEYNVHEDDQRVDYDQLDEVARRERPKLIIGGASAYSREWDYARIRRVADEIGAIFMVDMAHPAGLIAAGLLENPLKYAHIVTSTTHKTLRGPRGGIILMGKDFENPWGLTTPKGEVKMMSAVLDSAVFPGMQGGPLEHVIASKAVSFYEALQPDYKTYQVQVRKNAAVMAQAFIDKGYKVVSGGTDNHIVLVDLRTKFPALTGKVGEKVLVEADITANKNMVPFDSRSPFQTSGLRFGTPAITTRGAKEKLMGEIVEFIDTVLSNPDDDKIISSVRGKVNATMKQYPLFAW from the coding sequence ATGAATCAAGATACACAAATCTTTGAGATTATCGCAAAAGAGAGGGATCGGCAGCTGAAGGGTATTGAGCTGATTGCTTCTGAGAATTTTGTAAGTGAACAGGTAATGCAGGCTATGGGGTCTGTGCTGACTAATAAATATGCCGAAGGCTATCCTGGCAGACGTTATTACGGAGGTTGTGAGGTGGTTGATATGAGCGAACAGCTCGCCATCGACAGGTTAAAGGAATTGTTCGGAGCAGAGTGGGTAAACGTGCAACCGCACTCCGGAGCACAAGCCAATGCAGCAGTGTTTCTTGCATGCCTTAAGGCTGGAGATAAGTTCCTTGGATTGAATCTTTCGCACGGAGGCCATCTTTCACACGGTTCTCCGGTAAATTTTTCCGGTATAATGTTTCAGCCGTTGGAATATAATGTGCATGAGGATGATCAACGGGTAGATTATGATCAGCTTGATGAGGTTGCCCGCAGAGAGAGGCCTAAACTGATAATTGGCGGGGCTTCTGCCTATTCCCGTGAGTGGGACTATGCACGTATCCGCAGGGTAGCCGATGAGATAGGAGCTATTTTTATGGTTGATATGGCGCATCCTGCAGGATTGATCGCCGCCGGATTGCTTGAGAATCCACTTAAATATGCGCATATTGTTACATCTACTACCCATAAAACGTTGCGAGGCCCTAGGGGAGGTATCATTTTGATGGGTAAAGATTTTGAAAATCCGTGGGGGCTGACAACACCGAAAGGAGAAGTGAAAATGATGTCGGCGGTGCTCGATTCAGCAGTATTCCCGGGAATGCAGGGAGGGCCGCTGGAGCATGTGATAGCCTCTAAGGCAGTATCCTTTTATGAAGCTCTGCAGCCTGACTACAAAACCTATCAGGTACAGGTGAGGAAAAATGCAGCTGTGATGGCACAGGCCTTTATTGATAAAGGCTATAAAGTTGTTTCCGGAGGCACTGACAATCATATTGTTCTAGTAGATTTACGCACCAAATTCCCTGCCTTGACTGGCAAAGTGGGCGAAAAAGTACTTGTAGAAGCCGATATCACGGCCAATAAAAATATGGTACCTTTTGATAGCCGCTCTCCATTTCAAACATCGGGCCTGCGATTCGGCACGCCTGCTATCACCACTCGTGGAGCCAAGGAGAAGCTTATGGGCGAAATTGTGGAATTTATAGATACGGTGCTTTCTAATCCCGATGATGATAAAATAATTTCATCAGTCCGGGGAAAGGTGAATGCAACCATGAAGCAATATCCGCTTTTCGCGTGGTAA